One Paraburkholderia sp. HP33-1 genomic region harbors:
- a CDS encoding thiamine pyrophosphate-binding protein yields the protein MSAVVSSLSPATTIATTTTADDTLKQKTRDAGVVSGGHLVAKALKNEGVDTIFTLCGGHIIDIYDGCVDEGIRIIDVRHEQVAAHAADGYARQTGKLGCVVTTAGPGCTNAVTGIATAFRSESPILHIGGQGALTQHKMGSLQDLPHVDIMAPITKFAASVSSTERIADMIAMAARECFNGAPGPAYLEIPRDVLDREVDATRAILPQPGRYRASTKSIGDPRDIEKLADILVDAERPAILYGQQVWTARGHEEAIALLRGVEIPGYFNGASRGLLPPGDPHHFDRTRSQAFANADVLIVVGTPFDFRMGYGRRISKELTLVQIDMDYRTVGKNRDIDLGLVGDPGAILAAVLQAASGRLKDDKRQARRKWMAQLRDAEASATEKLMPLFRSNSTPIHPYRVAYELNEFLSDDTVYIGDGGDVVTISAQAVRPRRPGQWMDPGALGSLGVGTGFALAAKLAHPHKEVLCYYGDGSFGMTAFDMETANRFNAPYLAVIGNNSAMNQIRYGQLAKYGEERGNVGNLLGDVPFSKFAEMLGGYGEEVRDPAQIASALQRAREAIHRTGRSAVVNIWVDPREYAPGTKNQTMYK from the coding sequence ATGTCTGCAGTTGTTTCATCCCTGAGTCCGGCCACGACCATCGCGACCACCACGACCGCCGACGACACGCTCAAGCAGAAGACCCGCGACGCGGGCGTTGTGTCGGGCGGTCATCTGGTCGCGAAGGCACTGAAAAACGAGGGGGTCGACACGATCTTCACGCTGTGCGGCGGCCACATCATCGATATCTACGACGGCTGCGTCGATGAAGGCATCCGCATCATCGACGTGCGCCACGAGCAGGTCGCCGCGCATGCGGCCGACGGCTACGCGCGCCAGACGGGCAAGCTCGGCTGCGTCGTGACGACCGCCGGCCCCGGTTGCACGAACGCGGTGACCGGCATCGCCACCGCGTTCCGCTCGGAAAGCCCGATCCTGCACATCGGCGGGCAGGGCGCGCTCACGCAGCACAAGATGGGCTCGCTGCAGGATCTGCCGCACGTCGACATCATGGCGCCGATCACGAAGTTCGCCGCGAGCGTGTCGAGCACCGAGCGCATCGCGGACATGATCGCGATGGCCGCGCGCGAATGCTTTAACGGTGCGCCCGGTCCCGCCTACCTCGAAATTCCGCGCGACGTGCTGGACCGCGAAGTCGACGCGACGCGCGCGATCCTGCCGCAGCCGGGCCGCTATCGGGCGTCGACGAAATCAATCGGCGATCCGCGCGACATCGAGAAACTCGCGGACATACTCGTCGATGCCGAACGCCCCGCGATCCTGTACGGCCAGCAGGTGTGGACCGCGCGCGGTCACGAGGAAGCGATCGCGTTGCTGCGCGGCGTCGAGATCCCCGGTTATTTCAACGGTGCGAGCCGTGGGCTGCTGCCGCCGGGCGATCCGCATCATTTCGATCGCACGCGTTCGCAGGCGTTTGCGAATGCCGACGTGCTGATCGTGGTCGGCACGCCGTTCGATTTCCGCATGGGCTATGGCCGACGAATCAGCAAGGAATTGACGCTCGTACAGATTGATATGGACTACCGGACGGTTGGAAAGAATCGCGATATCGATCTGGGCCTCGTCGGCGATCCGGGCGCGATTCTCGCCGCTGTGCTGCAAGCCGCGAGCGGACGCCTCAAGGACGACAAGCGTCAGGCACGCCGCAAATGGATGGCGCAGTTGCGTGACGCCGAGGCGAGTGCCACCGAGAAACTGATGCCGCTGTTCCGCTCGAACAGCACGCCGATTCATCCGTATCGCGTCGCGTACGAGCTCAACGAGTTTCTGTCGGACGACACCGTCTATATCGGCGACGGCGGCGACGTCGTGACGATTTCCGCGCAAGCCGTGCGCCCGCGTCGCCCGGGACAGTGGATGGACCCGGGCGCGCTCGGCTCGCTGGGTGTCGGCACTGGCTTTGCGCTCGCGGCGAAGCTCGCGCATCCGCACAAGGAAGTGCTCTGCTATTACGGCGACGGCTCGTTCGGCATGACCGCGTTCGACATGGAAACCGCGAACCGCTTCAACGCGCCCTACCTCGCGGTAATCGGCAACAACTCGGCGATGAATCAGATTCGCTACGGCCAGCTTGCCAAATACGGCGAAGAGCGCGGCAACGTCGGCAATCTGCTCGGCGACGTGCCGTTCAGCAAATTCGCCGAAATGCTCGGCGGCTATGGCGAGGAAGTGCGCGATCCCGCGCAGATCGCGAGTGCGCTGCAGCGCGCGCGTGAAGCGATTCATCGCACCGGCCGCTCGGCGGTGGTCAATATCTGGGTCGACCCGCGCGAATACGCACCGGGCACGAAGAACCAGACCATGTACAAATAA
- a CDS encoding GntR family transcriptional regulator, translated as MSSELPTETVATPLTLSLQPIGASASLRDQAYTKLRQAIADADIYRNREEIRLDERVLSESLGVSRTPVREAMTLLEQEGFLRMVPRRGIYIVRKSKREIVEMIQMWAALESMAARLATLHATDEEIGRLRHMFDNFRDTTPAEHIAEYSDANIAFHQAIVELSKSQIILDTIKNIFIHVRAIRRMTISQSDRAARSIVDHLRIIEALEKRDTELAERLTRQHSLDLAAFVEANCDFLD; from the coding sequence ATGTCGTCAGAACTTCCAACTGAAACAGTGGCCACCCCGTTGACCCTGTCGTTGCAGCCTATCGGCGCGAGCGCGAGCTTGCGCGATCAGGCCTATACAAAGCTGCGTCAGGCAATCGCCGATGCGGATATATACCGGAATCGCGAAGAAATCCGCCTCGACGAGCGCGTACTCAGCGAATCGCTCGGCGTGAGCCGCACGCCGGTGCGCGAGGCGATGACGCTGCTCGAGCAGGAGGGCTTCCTGCGCATGGTGCCGCGGCGCGGCATCTACATCGTGCGCAAGAGCAAGCGCGAAATCGTCGAGATGATCCAGATGTGGGCCGCGCTCGAAAGCATGGCCGCGCGGCTCGCCACGCTGCATGCGACCGACGAGGAAATCGGTCGCCTGCGCCATATGTTCGATAATTTCCGCGATACGACGCCGGCCGAGCATATCGCCGAGTATTCGGATGCGAACATCGCGTTTCATCAGGCGATCGTCGAGCTGTCGAAGTCGCAGATCATTCTCGATACGATCAAGAACATCTTCATCCACGTGCGCGCGATCCGGCGCATGACCATCTCGCAGAGCGACCGGGCGGCGCGTTCGATCGTCGATCATCTGCGCATCATCGAGGCGCTCGAGAAGCGCGATACCGAACTCGCCGAGCGGCTCACGCGCCAGCATTCGCTCGATCTCGCGGCGTTCGTCGAAGCCAATTGCGATTTCCTCGACTGA
- the shiA gene encoding shikimate transporter translates to MSTTHPQAAVATHRNARSQARKAALGSFIGAVVDWYDFLLYGIVAALVFNAEFFPNVGPAMGTLAAFATFGVGFLFRPLGGFVFGHYGDRLGRKRMLVLTVMMMGLSTAAIGLLPSFSMIGWLAPVLLVTLRAIQGFAVGGEWGGAALMAVESAPEKKKAFYSSGVQVGYGVGLVLSTGLVALISHSMDNAAFLSWGWRLPFLFSVVLVLIALWIRSSMEESQEFVEKVGQHGERRVRLPIVEALLRHPKAFLLIIALRLAELFSMYIVTAFALNYSTANLHMPREFFLTIGFIVGALSCVTIPCFAWLADRFSRRRIYMLGALVGVFSAVPFFLALEARSTVWIVVFAVMLANIAHDMVVSVQQPMFTELFGTEYRYSGAGVGYQVASVVGGGFTPFIAVALVSFAGGSWHPVAAYLAIGCLISLLVAARMKTGRKTD, encoded by the coding sequence ATGAGCACTACCCACCCGCAGGCCGCAGTGGCCACTCACCGCAATGCGCGCAGTCAGGCTCGCAAGGCCGCGCTCGGCAGCTTTATCGGCGCCGTGGTCGACTGGTACGACTTTCTGCTGTACGGCATCGTCGCCGCGCTCGTATTTAACGCCGAGTTCTTCCCGAACGTCGGTCCGGCGATGGGCACGCTCGCCGCATTCGCGACCTTCGGCGTCGGCTTCCTGTTCCGCCCGCTCGGCGGCTTCGTGTTCGGTCACTACGGCGACCGGCTCGGGCGCAAGCGCATGCTCGTGCTCACCGTGATGATGATGGGTCTGTCGACGGCCGCGATCGGTCTGCTGCCGTCGTTTTCGATGATCGGCTGGCTGGCGCCGGTGTTGCTCGTCACGCTGCGTGCGATCCAGGGCTTCGCGGTCGGCGGCGAATGGGGCGGTGCGGCGCTGATGGCCGTCGAAAGCGCGCCCGAGAAAAAGAAGGCCTTTTACAGCAGCGGCGTGCAGGTCGGCTACGGCGTCGGGCTCGTGCTCTCGACGGGTCTCGTCGCGCTGATCAGCCACTCGATGGACAACGCCGCGTTCCTCAGCTGGGGCTGGCGTCTGCCGTTCCTGTTCAGCGTCGTGCTGGTGCTGATCGCGCTGTGGATCCGCTCGAGCATGGAGGAGTCGCAGGAGTTCGTCGAGAAAGTCGGCCAGCACGGCGAGCGCCGCGTGCGCCTGCCGATCGTCGAAGCGCTGCTGCGCCATCCGAAGGCCTTCCTGCTGATCATCGCGCTGCGGCTCGCCGAGCTGTTCTCGATGTACATCGTGACCGCATTCGCGCTGAACTACTCGACCGCGAACCTGCACATGCCGCGCGAGTTCTTCCTGACGATCGGCTTCATCGTCGGCGCGCTCAGCTGCGTCACGATTCCGTGCTTCGCGTGGCTCGCGGATCGCTTCAGTCGCCGTCGCATCTATATGCTCGGCGCGCTGGTCGGCGTGTTCAGCGCGGTGCCGTTCTTCCTCGCGCTCGAAGCGCGTTCGACCGTGTGGATCGTCGTGTTCGCCGTGATGCTCGCGAACATCGCGCACGACATGGTCGTCAGCGTGCAGCAGCCGATGTTCACCGAACTGTTCGGCACCGAGTACCGCTACAGCGGCGCGGGCGTCGGCTATCAGGTGGCGAGCGTGGTCGGCGGCGGTTTCACGCCGTTCATCGCGGTCGCATTGGTCAGCTTCGCGGGCGGCTCGTGGCATCCGGTGGCGGCCTATCTGGCAATCGGCTGCCTGATTTCGCTACTCGTCGCGGCGCGCATGAAGACCGGACGCAAGACCGATTGA
- a CDS encoding L-lactate MFS transporter, which yields MSSISEPGSQRGSAPFFSKQATIAQPGFSRWMVPPAALAVHLCIGQAYAFSVFNGPLTKVIGITQSAPDDWTLTGLGWIFSLAIVFLGLSAAFAGKWLEHVGPRRTMFTAACCFGGGFLVSALGVYLHQIVLLYLGYGVIGGIGLGLGYVSPVSTLIRWFPDRRGMATGMAIMGFGGGAMIAAPLSVALMNHFHSATSVGVAETFVVLGIVYFISMTIGSLAIRVPPADWRPAGWTPPAATQHRLITSNHVHIDQALKTPQFYLIWLVLFLNVTAGIGILGQASVMIQESFKNTVTAAAAAGFVGLLSLFNMGGRFVWASTSDYIGRKNTYYIFFALGAVLYYLVPSFAANGQIALFVLTYCVILSMYGGGFATVPAYLADMFGTTFVGGIHGRLLTAWAAAGVAGPVLVNYIRAYEVANGVAKADAYTMTVHIMAVLLVIGFICNLLVKRVDAKHHMTDAQVAKGA from the coding sequence ATGAGCAGCATCAGCGAACCGGGCAGCCAGCGAGGTTCCGCCCCATTCTTTTCCAAACAGGCCACCATTGCGCAGCCCGGTTTTTCGCGCTGGATGGTGCCGCCCGCAGCGCTCGCCGTGCATCTGTGCATTGGTCAGGCCTACGCGTTCTCGGTCTTCAACGGACCGCTGACCAAAGTGATCGGCATCACCCAGTCCGCACCCGATGACTGGACGCTGACCGGGCTCGGCTGGATCTTTTCGCTTGCGATCGTGTTCCTCGGTTTGTCGGCGGCATTCGCGGGCAAATGGCTCGAACACGTCGGTCCGCGCCGCACGATGTTCACAGCCGCGTGCTGTTTCGGCGGCGGCTTCCTCGTGTCCGCGCTCGGCGTGTATCTGCATCAGATCGTGCTGCTGTATCTCGGCTACGGCGTGATCGGTGGCATCGGGCTTGGGCTCGGTTACGTGTCGCCGGTGTCGACGCTGATCCGCTGGTTTCCGGACCGCCGCGGCATGGCGACCGGCATGGCGATCATGGGCTTCGGCGGCGGCGCGATGATCGCGGCGCCGTTGTCGGTTGCGCTGATGAACCACTTCCATAGCGCGACGAGCGTCGGCGTTGCGGAGACCTTCGTCGTGCTCGGCATCGTCTATTTCATCTCGATGACGATCGGCTCGCTCGCGATCCGCGTGCCGCCGGCGGACTGGAGGCCGGCCGGCTGGACGCCGCCCGCGGCGACCCAGCACCGGCTGATCACGAGCAATCACGTGCATATCGATCAGGCGCTGAAGACGCCGCAGTTCTATCTGATCTGGCTCGTGCTGTTCCTGAACGTGACGGCTGGCATCGGCATTCTCGGCCAGGCCTCGGTGATGATCCAGGAGAGCTTCAAGAACACGGTGACGGCGGCGGCGGCGGCCGGCTTCGTCGGGCTGCTGTCGCTGTTCAACATGGGTGGGCGTTTCGTGTGGGCGTCGACGTCGGACTACATCGGCCGCAAGAACACCTACTACATCTTCTTCGCGCTTGGCGCGGTGCTCTACTACCTGGTGCCGAGCTTTGCCGCGAACGGACAGATCGCATTGTTCGTGCTGACGTACTGCGTCATCCTGTCGATGTACGGCGGCGGCTTCGCGACGGTGCCGGCCTATCTCGCCGACATGTTCGGCACGACGTTCGTCGGCGGCATTCACGGACGTCTGTTGACCGCGTGGGCCGCGGCGGGGGTCGCGGGTCCGGTGCTCGTCAATTACATCCGCGCGTACGAAGTCGCGAACGGCGTCGCGAAAGCGGACGCGTACACGATGACCGTGCATATCATGGCCGTGCTGCTCGTGATCGGCTTTATCTGCAACCTGCTGGTCAAGCGCGTGGATGCGAAGCACCACATGACCGATGCACAAGTCGCCAAGGGCGCGTGA
- a CDS encoding MFS transporter small subunit, which produces MSTVQTAHPTNKAMLVVFWLYVMVPLAWGVVNTLTQAMKLFN; this is translated from the coding sequence ATGTCAACCGTTCAAACCGCACATCCGACCAACAAGGCGATGCTCGTGGTGTTCTGGCTGTATGTGATGGTTCCGCTCGCGTGGGGAGTCGTCAATACGCTGACGCAGGCGATGAAGTTGTTCAATTGA
- a CDS encoding SGNH/GDSL hydrolase family protein, whose translation MRGINDKFRAVVFAMSAALLVACGGGGGSGGSGSGSSAASGPAGGVTLQVVSFGDSLSDVGTYAPLASAVGGGRFTTNPGQVWTQDVAQYYGDTLSAAYTIDLTHKLSAQGGLGYAEGGATVATPANQYDYLSDVIGNVEMPVNQQVSSYLSAHGSFNANQLVLVWVGANDVLRAGNLPAAAPIVQTAATTLAQLVGQIVQNGGAHVVVVNLPNIGLSPKGLASADGGANLTQLSQLFNNTLNTALQTDGLQSKVIEVDSYAWTNQVIANFRANGFTVSNTSQACDPGKTPDNTSLLCSPPTYVSANADQTYMFADDLHPTTHMHALFAQFVEQQIARSGLGR comes from the coding sequence ATGCGAGGAATAAATGACAAATTCCGCGCTGTAGTTTTTGCCATGTCGGCCGCGTTGCTCGTCGCCTGTGGCGGGGGTGGCGGCAGCGGCGGGTCGGGTAGCGGCAGCAGCGCTGCGTCTGGGCCGGCCGGCGGCGTCACGCTGCAAGTGGTGTCGTTTGGCGACAGCCTGTCGGACGTCGGGACTTATGCGCCGCTCGCGAGCGCGGTGGGAGGCGGGCGTTTCACGACCAATCCCGGCCAGGTGTGGACCCAGGACGTCGCGCAATACTACGGCGATACGCTCAGCGCCGCGTACACGATCGACCTCACGCACAAGCTGAGCGCGCAGGGCGGCCTCGGTTATGCGGAAGGCGGCGCGACAGTGGCGACGCCTGCGAACCAGTACGACTACCTGAGCGACGTCATCGGCAACGTCGAAATGCCTGTCAATCAGCAGGTGTCGAGCTATCTGAGCGCCCACGGCAGTTTCAACGCCAATCAGCTCGTGCTCGTGTGGGTTGGCGCGAACGATGTGCTTCGCGCCGGCAACCTGCCCGCCGCAGCCCCGATCGTCCAGACGGCGGCCACCACGCTCGCCCAGCTCGTCGGGCAGATTGTGCAGAACGGCGGCGCGCATGTGGTGGTGGTCAATCTGCCGAATATCGGACTATCGCCGAAAGGGCTCGCTTCGGCAGATGGTGGTGCGAACCTCACGCAGTTGTCGCAGCTTTTCAACAATACGTTGAATACTGCGCTACAAACCGATGGGCTGCAGTCGAAGGTGATCGAGGTCGATTCGTACGCGTGGACCAATCAGGTCATCGCGAACTTTCGGGCGAACGGTTTCACCGTGTCGAATACGTCGCAAGCCTGCGATCCGGGGAAAACGCCCGATAACACCTCGCTTCTATGTTCGCCTCCGACCTATGTGAGCGCCAATGCGGACCAGACTTACATGTTCGCCGACGATCTTCATCCGACGACGCATATGCATGCGTTGTTTGCGCAGTTCGTCGAGCAGCAGATTGCGCGCAGCGGGTTGGGGCGGTGA
- a CDS encoding DUF3830 family protein has protein sequence MTRLTMTACGHTFIAETHPDAPQTVAAFLKLLPYRQKLIHVRWSGEGCWVPLGEFKLENDGIAVGFENHTSHPSVGDILFYPGGYSETEIILAYGACCFASKMGQLAGNHFLTIVEGKEKLRELGTKVLWEGAQEVVFEKI, from the coding sequence ATGACCCGACTCACCATGACCGCCTGCGGCCACACCTTTATCGCCGAGACCCATCCTGATGCGCCGCAGACCGTGGCCGCGTTCCTGAAGCTTCTGCCGTACCGGCAGAAGCTGATCCACGTGCGCTGGAGCGGCGAGGGCTGCTGGGTGCCGCTCGGCGAGTTCAAGCTCGAGAACGACGGCATCGCGGTCGGCTTCGAGAATCACACGAGCCATCCATCGGTCGGCGACATCCTGTTCTATCCGGGCGGCTATAGCGAGACCGAGATCATCCTCGCGTATGGCGCGTGCTGCTTCGCGAGCAAGATGGGCCAGCTCGCGGGCAATCACTTTCTGACGATCGTCGAAGGCAAGGAGAAACTGCGCGAGCTCGGCACAAAGGTGCTGTGGGAAGGTGCGCAGGAGGTGGTGTTCGAGAAAATCTGA
- a CDS encoding helix-turn-helix transcriptional regulator — protein MEHECDTLPQWLTGSPQGEAGHASAANPRAASAQPAYPAGARHAANSAHAAEASKTSPRVANGATRSSFLTLFTEEEIGTPPPVGRRAGPLISPLGRFGSARDRMEFVRQRIRQLGFDSFSYAATRTSSHHKAMFVLTSYESTAWLTRYFRERYFELDPRVAHASPTGMPFLWNTADMRADLPRAQSRSERLGDLIDMLEAAGRKSGILTQMPLPEPDLSASLCFNSEIGNPRWMTESIVAETLMFAHTIHEFIWTHAKSVIGIAPAQQQRVALSTLQHAVLKAVVQGQRDKEIAYFLGLSPHNVDYHLRRLRQLFNVRNRVQLINVAQAYLS, from the coding sequence ATGGAACATGAATGCGATACGCTGCCGCAATGGCTGACCGGCTCGCCACAAGGCGAAGCCGGGCACGCGTCGGCAGCAAACCCGAGAGCGGCATCCGCCCAACCGGCCTACCCGGCCGGCGCGCGGCACGCCGCAAATTCAGCCCACGCGGCTGAAGCATCGAAGACGTCTCCCCGCGTCGCGAATGGCGCGACGCGCAGTAGCTTTCTGACTCTGTTCACCGAGGAGGAGATCGGCACGCCGCCACCCGTGGGGCGCCGGGCCGGCCCGCTGATCAGTCCGCTTGGACGGTTCGGCAGCGCGCGGGACCGCATGGAGTTCGTGCGCCAGCGCATCAGGCAGTTGGGCTTCGACTCGTTCAGCTATGCCGCCACGCGCACGTCGTCACATCACAAGGCGATGTTCGTATTGACGAGCTACGAGTCGACGGCGTGGCTCACGCGCTATTTCCGCGAGCGCTATTTCGAGCTCGATCCGCGCGTCGCGCACGCGTCGCCGACTGGCATGCCGTTTCTGTGGAATACCGCCGACATGCGCGCCGATCTGCCGCGCGCGCAGTCGCGCAGCGAACGGCTCGGCGATCTGATCGACATGCTCGAGGCGGCCGGGCGCAAGAGCGGCATTCTCACGCAGATGCCGCTGCCCGAGCCGGATCTGAGCGCGAGTCTGTGCTTCAACTCGGAGATCGGCAACCCGCGCTGGATGACCGAATCGATCGTCGCGGAAACGTTGATGTTCGCGCACACGATTCACGAGTTCATCTGGACGCACGCGAAAAGCGTGATCGGCATCGCGCCCGCGCAGCAGCAGCGCGTCGCGCTGAGCACGCTGCAGCACGCGGTGCTGAAAGCGGTCGTGCAGGGGCAGCGCGACAAGGAAATCGCGTATTTCCTCGGGCTGTCGCCGCACAACGTCGACTATCATCTGCGGCGCTTGCGGCAGCTGTTCAACGTGCGCAACCGCGTGCAGTTGATCAATGTCGCACAGGCGTATCTCTCGTAG
- a CDS encoding ABC transporter permease — protein sequence MNIYAMRAIYKFEMARTWRTLMQSIIAPVISTSLYFVVFGSAIGSRIKEVEGISYGAFIVPGLIMLSLLSQSIANASFGIYFPRFTGTIYELLSAPVSYLEIVVSYVGAAATKSILLGLIILATAALFVPLQIMHPVWMVLFLVLTALTFSLLGFIIGIWADNFEKLQLVPLLIVTPLTFLGGSFYSVNMLPPFWRTVTLFNPIVYLVSGFRWSFFELGDVDVGLSLGMTLLFLAVFLVIVGWIFRTGYRLKS from the coding sequence ATGAACATCTACGCAATGCGCGCGATCTACAAGTTCGAAATGGCGCGCACGTGGCGCACGCTGATGCAAAGCATCATCGCGCCGGTGATTTCCACTTCGCTGTACTTCGTCGTGTTCGGCTCGGCGATCGGCTCGCGCATCAAGGAAGTGGAGGGCATCAGCTATGGCGCGTTCATCGTGCCGGGGCTGATCATGCTGTCGTTGCTGTCGCAGAGCATCGCGAACGCGTCGTTCGGGATTTACTTTCCGCGTTTCACCGGCACGATCTACGAGCTGCTGTCGGCGCCCGTGTCGTATCTGGAGATCGTCGTCAGCTATGTGGGTGCGGCGGCCACCAAGTCGATCCTGCTCGGGCTCATCATTCTCGCGACCGCCGCGCTGTTCGTGCCGTTGCAGATCATGCATCCGGTCTGGATGGTGCTGTTTCTCGTGCTGACGGCGCTCACGTTCAGTCTGCTCGGTTTCATCATCGGCATCTGGGCGGACAACTTCGAGAAGCTCCAACTGGTGCCGCTCCTGATCGTGACGCCGCTCACGTTCCTCGGCGGCAGCTTCTATTCGGTGAACATGCTGCCGCCGTTCTGGCGCACCGTCACGCTGTTCAATCCGATCGTCTATCTGGTCAGCGGTTTTCGCTGGAGTTTCTTCGAGTTGGGCGACGTCGACGTCGGCCTGAGTCTCGGCATGACACTGCTGTTTCTCGCGGTGTTCCTCGTGATCGTCGGCTGGATCTTCAGGACCGGCTATCGATTGAAAAGTTGA
- a CDS encoding ABC transporter ATP-binding protein produces the protein MQPIVSVKNLSKTYASGFQALKNVNLAIDRGEIFALLGPNGAGKTTLISIICGIVNASEGSVTVDGHDIGADYRAARSLIGLVPQELTTDAFETVWATVSFSRGLFGKPKNPAYVEKVLRDLSLWEKRNNKIITLSGGMKRRVLIAKALSHEPRVLFLDEPTAGVDVELRRDMWKLVRSLAASGVTIILTTHYIDEAEEMADRIGVINAGEIMLVEEKTELMRKLGKKQLTLQLDSPLDEVPASLAGYGLAVVNGGNELTYTYEGEGGRTDIIALLKSLDDAGIGFKDLHTTQSSLEDIFVSLVRGDQ, from the coding sequence ATGCAGCCAATCGTTTCAGTCAAGAATCTGTCGAAAACCTATGCCAGTGGTTTTCAGGCGCTGAAGAACGTCAATCTGGCGATCGACCGGGGAGAAATCTTCGCTCTGCTCGGGCCGAACGGCGCGGGCAAGACTACGCTAATCAGTATCATCTGCGGCATCGTCAACGCGAGCGAAGGCAGCGTGACGGTAGACGGCCACGATATCGGCGCCGACTATCGCGCGGCCCGCTCGCTGATCGGTCTAGTGCCGCAGGAGCTGACCACCGACGCGTTCGAAACCGTATGGGCCACCGTGTCGTTCAGCCGCGGCCTGTTCGGCAAGCCGAAAAACCCCGCTTACGTCGAGAAAGTACTGCGCGACCTGTCGCTATGGGAGAAGCGCAACAACAAGATCATCACGCTGTCGGGCGGCATGAAGCGGCGCGTGCTGATCGCGAAGGCGCTGTCGCACGAGCCGCGCGTGCTGTTTCTCGACGAACCGACCGCCGGGGTCGACGTCGAGCTGCGGCGCGACATGTGGAAGCTCGTGCGCTCGCTCGCGGCGAGCGGCGTGACGATCATCCTGACCACGCATTACATCGACGAAGCCGAGGAAATGGCCGACCGCATCGGCGTCATCAATGCGGGCGAGATCATGCTCGTCGAAGAGAAGACCGAGCTGATGCGCAAGCTCGGCAAGAAGCAGTTGACGCTGCAACTCGATAGCCCGCTCGACGAGGTGCCCGCTTCGCTCGCCGGCTACGGGCTCGCGGTCGTGAACGGCGGCAACGAACTGACCTACACCTATGAAGGCGAGGGCGGGCGTACCGACATCATCGCGCTGCTGAAATCGCTCGACGACGCGGGCATCGGCTTCAAGGACCTGCACACCACGCAGAGTTCGCTCGAAGACATTTTCGTCAGCCTGGTGCGGGGGGACCAATGA